CATtgtgataaataaattagtaatatTTTAGGTTAAAATGCAACTTTGTCATCATATTATTTGTAAACATTGAaatatactttattttaattgatgtTTGCTATTATATTTTGGGAATATACTTAAACTTGTctaaataatttttatgtaattaaaattttccattaaactttaaattattgaattttttaattaaaatttatcatttaaaattttactacttAATATTAGTTTGTTTTGAtgatttgaaaacaaaatttaacaagaaatatattgttgaaaatatttcattttttataactaacaataaattaatttttaaaaataataaattaataaattaaattaaaaatgaaaaacttgCATTATATTTActtcttataaataatttttttattaatttttagtatcatatcaatttattatttttaagtattaaaataaaataataatattttgtttattaaattttgtctaattattttaaataaaaaattcaaactaaAGTATGTTTAGTGCAAGAGTAAACGGCAAAATTGAGTGACAAATGCAATATCAGACATTAACCCTAAAATTTTTAAGACAATGGAAAAGGTCAAAAAGGACTATTCCTTTATTCCTTCCTATCTATattgatataaattaatttaagtcCCAATTCAAGTTTTTTTCTCATTATTCAATCTCAAATCTCAATTTGGGATTGAAAATCTCCATTCATTTGGTTGTTTCTTGAAGGAAATAATCATTTGTGGACTAATAAAATCATCTGATTTTGAGGTGGAAACAATAAAGTTGGTTGCTTTTTGAGTTCGTATGAGGTGGGTTTGAATTTGGATTTAGTGTTTGGATTGAAGGAAAATTGATAAGAGTttcaattttcctttcttttttcccttttcaatttaaaattctgGGTTTGGTTTCAAATGGTCAATTTCCTTAGCTCAATCTCAGTCTGCAACTCCGTTGACCGGGCTTCAATCATGGCAAATTCCGTGAATTCAAATGATTTTCTGATGAACTCCAAATCATCATCGTCAAGGAAACAAAAGGTATCCACCAATTCACCAAGTTGTTTAAAAATTCCTTCTTGTGAAAGATCAAGATCTGCTGCCATTGATGTATTCATCTTAATTGCTGTGATTGCTGCTTGTGGATTCTTGTTGTTCCCAACTATAAAGTGTATGTCTTTGAAACTCATTGAATTGATTGAAGCTGCCCTTTATTTGTTTAAAGAAGAAATAGTGAGAACTCCAATGATATATGCATCTATAGGACTAGGTTTTTCTTGTGCTGCCATAGCTACTTGGATTTTGCTTCTCTGTACAAATAGGAAATGCAGGAACCCTAATTGTAGAGGTCTTAGGAAAGCGGCTGAATTCGATATCCAATTGGAAACCGAAGAGTGTGTTAAGAACTCC
This window of the Gossypium hirsutum isolate 1008001.06 chromosome A09, Gossypium_hirsutum_v2.1, whole genome shotgun sequence genome carries:
- the LOC107888586 gene encoding uncharacterized protein At5g19025 isoform X3, yielding MANSVNSNDFLMNSKSSSSRKQKVSTNSPSCLKIPSCERSRSAAIDVFILIAVIAACGFLLFPTIKCMSLKLIELIEAALYLFKEEIVRTPMIYASIGLGFSCAAIATWILLLCTNRKCRNPNCRGLRKAAEFDIQLETEECVKNSNTLVKDGAKRGLFELPPDHHKELETELKKMAPVNGRAVLVFQARCGCSVGRLEVPGPRKQRKVKK
- the LOC107888586 gene encoding uncharacterized protein At5g19025 isoform X1, whose translation is MSSISVCNSVDRASIMANSVNSNDFLMNSKSSSSRKQKVSTNSPSCLKIPSCERSRSAAIDVFILIAVIAACGFLLFPTIKCMSLKLIELIEAALYLFKEEIVRTPMIYASIGLGFSCAAIATWILLLCTNRKCRNPNCRGLRKAAEFDIQLETEECVKNSNTLVKDGAKRGLFELPPDHHKELETELKKMAPVNGRAVLVFQARCGCSVGRLEVPGPRKQRKVKK
- the LOC107888586 gene encoding uncharacterized protein At5g19025 isoform X2 yields the protein MVNFLSSISVCNSVDRASIMANSVNSNDFLMNSKSSSSRKQKVSTNSPSCLKIPSCERSRSAAIDVFILIAVIAACGFLLFPTIKCMSLKLIELIEAALYLFKEEIVRTPMIYASIGLGFSCAAIATWILLLCTNRKCRNPNCRGLRKAAEFDIQLETEECVKNSNTLVKDGAKRGLFELPPDHHKELETELKKMAPVNGRAVLVFQARCGCSVGRLEVPGPRKQRKVKK